The Limanda limanda chromosome 20, fLimLim1.1, whole genome shotgun sequence genome has a segment encoding these proteins:
- the LOC133027222 gene encoding programmed cell death 1 ligand 1-like, with translation MSSSLNSYPLPVLTDGIDAGCQFSQNERKMSAFKSLVVLILNIWTLTTADVEVSCVLEESCILPCSFQPGRDPVIYWMQVKPGDTYVHSYYRARDQLDLQSERFRGRTSLFTDQISRGNASIRVTGLQLQDQGRYKCITSTITGGNKESIINLRAEAPVHHVDIEQVEDSFTCRSEGIYPEPQLTWSTRPPSNDTLQIHTTVKETEQQLYEISSTVTLSDRDTVLICSISTRSGWRSSVWYQPTPVHVSPSETTTTIHCTAPNTKPPTHRVWKFNHSQIIVDQTGVDGPPRVSEQWRQQVEDVSASGSLTLHHLSSDHQGTFTCELSSEEETHFINRYVTIEEGKIP, from the exons atgtcttcttctctcaacag TTATCCACTTCCAGTTCTCACAGATGGAATAGATGCAGGATGTCAGTTCTcacagaatgaaagaaagatgtCTGCGTTCAAGTCTCTAGTTGTGTTGatcctcaacatctggactctCACCACAGCAG ATGTTGAGGTCTCCTGTGTTTTAGAGGAGAGCTGCATCTTACCCTGCAGTTTCCAGCCTGGTAGAGACCCAGTCATTTACTGGATGCAGGTGAAACCAGGAGACACTTATGTCCACTCCTACtacagagccagagaccagctTGATCTCCAGAGCGAGCGCTTCAGAGGCCGGACATCGCTGTTCACAGATCAGATCTCCAGAGGAAACGCCTCCATCAGGGTGACggggctgcagcttcaggaccagGGCCGATACAAGTGCATCACCAGCACCATCACTGGAGGCAACAAGGAGTCAATTATCAACCTGAGAGCTGAAG CTCCGGTGCATCACGTGGACATtgagcaggtggaggacagcTTCACCTGCCGCTCAGAGGGGATCTACCCCGAGCCGCAGCTCACCTGGTCCACCAGGCCTCCGTCCAACGATACCCTTCAGATCCATACCACAGTGAAGGagacggagcagcagctctatgagatcagcagcacagtgacactgtcagacagagacactgttCTGATCTGCAGCATCAGCACTCGCAGTGGCTGGAGGAGCTCGGTGTGGTATCAACCCA ctccCGTCCATGTGTCACCgagtgaaacaacaacaacaatccacTGCACTGCTCCAAACACCAAACCCCCGACACACCGGGTGTGGAAGTTCAACCACAGTCAGATCATTGTGGACCAGACCGGGGTGGACGGCCCCCCCAGGgtctcagagcagtggaggcagcaggtggaggatgtGTCAGCGTCAGGCAGCCTCACGCTGCACCACTTATCTTCAGATCACCAGGGAACGTTCACCTGTGAACTCAGTAGTGAAGAGGAGACGCACTTCATCAACCGCTACGTGACGATAGAGGAAGGTAAGATCCCATGA
- the cip2a gene encoding protein CIP2A has protein sequence MDLTTCLKSLLLAIQQYRGSRTTHNTAQLHKQVEEVSGLRCDQLLSSGQVLPSECVSGLVELAGNPNTNPSLTSSIISLLAQLACDDDSREMLHSSYNLTSTLASVIHCHSATPGEPLVLQCLQVLQKLTYNTRTFQSTNYIHELIAFLMTNIQSHNDDIIMPCLGLMANLCRDNHSVQSHIKSLDNVKPFYRTLINFLAHNSLTVVVFTLSILSSLTLNEKVGEKFFDAKNIHQTFQLVFNIIVNGDGTLTRKYSVDLLVDLLKNSKIADFLTRYQHFSACLSQVLGLLQSKDPDSAAKVLELLLAMCSVSGLRSLLCDVVFKPAAAKLKAPGRRQGPGLDNGGRKEQSGLALVQWLSSPVEGAEACSLQALHLLHELLKESLGAETLPDRVVSFIEMLLPVLLELLRGVDPAKGDAHLRKHCHRITHVNSLLLLLCTDDSTRSIVSRQVSAQLCLSQAESLLSCCHGNNPLTCLPPGSDNDISQVCAEALLKTLELMSKLRQQVKDMETSFYRMLQDQRIATPLSLALTSHHRQRVQTGLSLLFEATPLPDFPSLVLGESIAANNAYRPRDCELSVKRVAVQEVPPPRINTSVLDSSTGTSRGVHSLVEKMQNGLGLQEPVKDSHVSEIIDVYAQKISAFASQESRLQDLLEAKALALSQADRLLSQFRFQRAQAEAEALKLGSLLKEAERRREDLQSELSKQVLEVKRSKADMEELLQHNARLQQDTEEHQGLKGGYNALLSRFSESERLLREQQVAHVALTKQSDALRKNHEALQLQHEKMASELEEREEEVRSVRSDLQQKNSDITGLRGELRAEEEKVKEKDQERRDLEETVDVLRKELNKTEQARKDASIKASSLELQKSQLETKLKQKEDELNKHSAMISMIHSLSSGKMKSDVNLSL, from the exons ATGGACCTGACCACGTgtctgaagtccctgctgctggCCATCCAGCAGTACAGAGGCAGCAGgacgacacacaacacagcgCAGCTACACAAACAAGTGGAG gaggtctCAGGACTGAGATGTGACCAGCTGCTCTCCTCAGGCCAGGTGTTACCCAGTGAATGTGTGAGTGGACTGGTGGAGCTGGCTGGAAACCCGAACACCAACCCCTCCCTGACCAGCTCCATCATCTCTCTGCTGGCACAGCTAG cctgtgATGACGACAGTCGGGAGATGCTTCACAGCAGCTATAACCTCACCAGCACTTTAGCCTCGGTCATCCACTGCCACAGCGCCACACCAGGAGAACCACTGGTACTGCAG tgtctGCAGGTGCTGCAGAAACTCACGTACAACACTCGCACCTTCCAGTCGACAAACTACATCCACGAGCTCATCGCCTTCCTCATGACCaacat CCAGTCTCacaatgatgacatcatcatgccGTGCCTCGGCCTCATGGCCAACCTGTGTCGTGACAACCACTCGGTGCAGAGCCACATCAAGTCTCTG GACAATGTGAAACCGTTTTACCGCACACTGATCAACTTCCTGGCTCACAACAGCCTGACGGTGGTGGTCTTCACGTTGTCCATACTGTCCAGCCTCACCCTGAACGAGAAGGTGGGCGAGAAG TTCTTTGACGCAAAGAACATCCATCAGACCTTCCAGCTTGTGTTCAACATCATTGTGAACGGCGACGGGACTTTGACAAGAAAATACTCAGTGGATCTCTTGGTGGACTTGTTGAAAAACTCCAAAATAGCAGACTTCCTCACAAG GTATCAGCACTTCTCAGCATGTTTGTCTCAGGTTTTAGGACTGTTGCAGTCCAAAGACCCAGATTCTGCAGCCAAG gtcTTGGAGCTGCTCCTGGCCATGTGCAGTGTCTCAGGTCTGCGCTCGCTCCTGTGTGACGTGGTTTTCAAACCGGCTGCAGCCAAACTAAAAGCCCCGGGTCGAAGGCAGGGGCCCGGTCTGGATAATGGGGGCCGCAAGGAGCAGTCTGGCCTCGCCCTGGTGCAGTGGCTGAGCTCGCCTGTGGAGGGCGCTGAAGCGTGCTCTCTGCAGGCCCTGCACCTGCTGCATGAGCTACTGAAG GAGTCGTTGGGAGCAGAAACTTTACCTGATCGTGTTGTGAGCTTCATAGAAATGCTGCTTCCAGTTCTGCTGGAGCTCCTGAGGGGCGTCGACCCTGCGAAGGGAGACGCCCACCTGAGGAAACACTGCCACCGCATCACACACGTCAACAGTTTGCTGCTTC TCCTGTGCACTGACGACTCCACCCGATCCATCGTGTCCCGTCAGGTGAGCGCTCAGCTCTGCCTCTCGCAGGCGGAGTCCCTCCTCtcctgttgtcatggcaacaacccTCTTACCTGTCTCCCTCCCGGCTCTGACAATGATATCAG TCAGGTGTGTGCAGAAGCTCTGCTGAAGACTCTGGAGTTGATGAGCAAACTGAGACAGCAGGTGAAAGACATGGAGACCAGCTTCTACAGGATGTTACAG GATCAAAGGATAGCCACTCccctctctctggctctgaCGTCCCACCACAGGCAGCGTGTGCAGACTGGACTCTCGCTGCTGTTTGAAGCCACGCCCCTCCCAGACTTCCCTTCGTTGGT TCTGGGAGAAAGCATCGCGGCCAACAACGCTTATCGCCCGAGGGATTGTGAGCTGTCCGTCAAACGTGTGGCTGTGCAGGAAGTCCCGCCTCCCAGGATAAACACGAGTGTACTGGACTCTTCCACCGGAACCAGCAGGGGCGTCCACAGTCTGGTGGAGAAGATGCAGAATGGCCTGGGG ctGCAGGAGCCGGTGAAAGACTCTCATGTGTCTGAGATCATCGATGTTTATGCACAGAAGATCTCAGCATTTGCG TCTCAGGAGAGTCGCCTGCAGGACCTGTTGGAGGCGAAGGCTCTCGCTCTTTCTCAGGCCGACCGTCTTCTCTCTCAGTTTCGCTTCCAACGAGCTCAAGCTGAGGCTGAG gCTCTGAAACTTGGCTCTCTGCTGAAGGAAGCCGAGCGGCGGCGCGAGGATCTGCAGAGCGAGCTCAGCAAGCAGGTGCTGGAGGTGAAGCGCTCCAAGGCCGacatggaggagctgctgcagcacaacgccaggctgcagcaggacaCTGAGGAGCACCAGGGTCTGAAAGGAGGATACAACGCCTTGCTCAGCAG GTTCAGTGAGAGCGAGCGGCTGCTGAGGGAGCAGCAGGTCGCTCACGTCGCTCTCACCAAACAGAGCGACGCTCTGAGGAAGAACCACGAAGCTCTGCAGCTGCAACACGAAAa GATGGCGTCAGagttggaggagagagaggaggaggtcagatcTGTCCGTTCAGATCTACAGCAGAaaaacagtgacatcacag GTCTACGTGGTGAACTGCGggccgaggaggagaaggtgaaggagaaggatcAGGAGAGGAGGGACCTGGAGGAGACGGTGGATGTTTTGAGGAAAGAACTGAACAAGACGGAGCAGGCGAGGAAGGACGCCAGCATCAAG GCGTcttctctggagctgcagaagaGCCAGCTGGAGACCAAGCTGAAGCAGAAAGAGGACGAGCTGAACAAACACTCGGCCATGATCTCCATGATCCACAGCCTGAGCAGCGGCAAGATGAAGAGCGACGTCAACCTGTCGCTCTGA